GGTCGAATCTACGCGGCTTCCACCAACGCCTTCATCAACACCGGTGACGGCCTGGGGATGGCAGCGCGCGCAGGCGTTCCGCTGGAAGACATGGAATTCTGGCAGTTCCACCCGACTGGCGTGGCCGGCGCGGGCGTGCTGATCACGGAAGGCGTGCGCGGCGAAGGCGGCATCCTGCGTAACAAGGACGGCGAGCGCTTCATGGAGCGCTATGCCCCGACGCTGAAGGATCTGGCGCCGCGTGACTTCGTGTCGCGCTCGATGGACCAGGAAATCAAGGAAGGCCGCGGCTGCGGCCCGAACGGCGACTACGTGCTGCTCGACCTGACGCACGTCGGCGCCGAGACCATCATGAAGCGCCTGCCGTCGATCCGCGAAATTGGCCTGAAGTTCGCCAACGTCGACGCCATCAAGGAGCCGATTCCCGTGGTGCCGACCATCCACTACCAGATGGGTGGCATTCCGACGAACTATCACGGTCAGGTGGTGGTGCCGAAGAACGGCAACCCGAACGAGGTCATCAACGGCTTCTACGCGATCGGCGAATGCTCGTGCGTGTCGGTGCACGGCGCGAACCGCCTGGGCACGAACTCGCTGCTCGACCTGGTGGTGTTCGGCCGTTCGGCGGGCAACCACATCATTGCGCAGAACCTGAAGAACCGCGAGCACAAGCCGTTGCCGGCCGACGCTGCCGACCGTGCGCTGTCGCGCCTGGCGAAGCTCGATTCGTCCAGCTCTGGCGAATACGCGCAGGATGTTGCCAACGACATCCGTCGCAACATGCAGTCGCACGCTGGCGTGTTCCGTACGCAGAAACTGATGGATGAAGGCGTCGAGCGCATCCTGGAAGTGGCCGAGCGCGCTGGCAACATCCACCTGAAGGACAAGTCCAAGGTGTTCAACACCGCGCGCGTCGAAGCGCTGGAAGTGGCCAACCTGGTGGAAGTGGCGAAGGCGACGATGGTGTCGGCTGCCGCCCGCAAGGAATCGCGCGGCGCACACGCCCACAGCGACTTCCCGAACCGCGACGATGAAAACTGGATGAAGCACTCGCTGTGGTATTCCGAAGGCAACCGCCTGGACTACAAGCCCGTGCAGTTGAAGCCGCTGTCGGTGGAATCGGTGCCGCCCAAGGCGCGTACGTTCTAACGGATAAGAAGGACCCGCAAAAATGAAGCGTATTTTTGAAGTCTATCGCTACGATCCGGACAAGGACGCAGCGCCCCGCATGCAGACCTACGAGGTAGAACTCGACGGTCACGAGCGCATGCTGCTCGACGCGCTGGTCAAGCTGAAGAAGCTCGACGAGTCGATCGCGTTCCGTCGTTCGTGCCGCGAAGGCGTGTGCGGCTCCGACGCCATGAACATCAACGGCAAGAATGGTCTGGCGTGCCTGACCAACATGCGTGAGCTGCCCGAGAAGATCGTGCTGCGCCCGCTGCCGGGGCTGCCGGTGGTGCGCGACCTGATCGTCGACATGACGCAGTTCTTCAACCAGTACCACTCGATCAAGCCGTACCTGATCAACGACGAGCCGCCGCCCGAGAAGGAGCGCCTGCAGTCGCCGGAAGAGCGCGAAGAGCTTGATGGCCTGTACGAGTGCATTCTGTGCGCGAGCTGCTCGACGTCGTGCCCGTCGTTCTGGTGGAACCCGGACAAGTTCGTCGGCCCGGCCGGTCTGCTGCAGGCGTATCGTTTCATCGCTGACAGCCGTGATCAGGCCACCAGCGAGCGGCTGGACAACCTGGAAGATCCGTACCGCCTGTTCCGCTGCCACACCATCATGAATTGCGTCGATGTGTGCCCGAAGGGTCTGAACCCCACCAAGGCCATCGGCAAGATCAAGGAATTGATGGTGCGCCGCGCGGTGTAAGGAGGCGGGAGCTCACGGCGGCGTTGTATAGGCGCAAATGCGCCAGTAGCGCGAAGGGGGATTACATGGCCACGACGTTGCTCGACGCTTCAAACAGTGTCGAGCAAGGTTGCTGCAATGGAGTTATTCATGCAGAGATAGACAATCTCATTACGTCTCATGCATCGCGCCCTTGCCCACCACAGGACCCGTCGCTTGGCCCGTCGGAGAACCTCCTTTGGGCTCTACCGAAACAGCCAGAGCTGAACGGGCATTAAGTTTGGCGGCATTTTCCTTCGACAACACAATTGAAGTCGAGCGATTGGAGGGGAAGACTCCCAACGAGATCGGTTTGCTATTTTCTGGAATCAGCCAGAGCTCAGTCGAAGCGCTGTCCGAGACCTGAAATGCGACAGCCGGCACGACGATGATCTCGCGCTTTGCTTTGTCGACGGTCGCGGTCCAATGCGGCACGCCATCGTCATCTGCAATCGCAGCCGCAGCATAAGCTGACTTCAAACCAGACGGCGCCTCAGGGGGTGCTGCGAGGAAAAGATTCACCGCGACGACAGCAACCATTGCGAAAGTCGTTGCAAGCGCCAACGTGCGCCAGAACCGAATGCTGTTCCAAAAGCGCTGCATCTGTGCCCCTGCTGGCAGAGTCGTAGGCGCGCCAGTTCGCTCTACAAGCCCCAGATCGGCCTCGATTCGCCTCCACACGCGCACAGGTGGTTGCCTGGGGGTGACGGCCTCACCAAGGGGAGAAAGACGAAATTCCCAAGCATCGACTGCTGCCTGTAGGGCTGCATCTTCATGCAGTGCACGCTCCACGGCGCTGCGTTCCTCGGTGTCCAACAAACCGAGAACGTATTCAGCGCACTCCAGATCGCGATCTGGCGTCATGACTGCTGCTCCAGGCACATCTTCAGTTGCAGCAGGCTGCGTCGCACCCAACTTTTCATCGTACCGACCGGCACGCTCAGACGCGCTGCGAGTTCAGCGTAAGTCACCCCTGTATAGAACGCTTCCACGATCACACCACGCTGGCGACCCTCCAGCTTGCGAATGCAACTCTCCAGGCGTCGATGCTCCTGGCTCATGTCCGCCACTTCTGATGGCGTTGCCCGTTCATCGACGATCTGGCCCCAGTCCGTCTCATCACCGGTGGTCTCGCGCGATTGCCGAAGACGATCGATCGACTTGTTCCTCGCCAGCGAGATCAGCCATGTCATGGCGGTCCCCCGATGAGGATCGAATTGGTCGGCGCGTTGCCAGATGGCGACATAGATATCCTGCAGCACGTCTTCGGCTTCACCTGAGCTGCGAAGGATTCCGTACGCCAACGAATAGAGTTTGGGAGAAGTTAGCGTGTAGAGCTCTTCGAACGCTGATTTACTTCCTTCGCCAGTTTGCTTGAGCAACTCAACGAGCCGTTCCCGAACGGCTTCCTGGCGCGCTGATATCGTGCCCTCGGCTTCGGGCAAAGATGCTCCGACAACGTGCATATGATTTCGCGTGCCTCGGTTGCCCATGACGGGATGTGGCAAAGGTATACCACCGGCGTTGTTCCCGCAACGAACGTCTTGAGCGTAGCGAAGTTGGGATGACATTGCCTTTCCTCTCGTCATAGTCCGAGCGCGCGAGGGCACTCGCCCCCGCGCTTCACGGGAAGGATTACGGCATCAATACCTTGTCCACGACGTGAATCACGCCGTTCGACTGGTACACATTGCCGATAGTGACCATGGCGACCCCGCCCTTGTCGTCGGTGACGGTCAGATGGTCGCCCTTCTGCATGACGGTGAGCGGATCACCTTCGACGGTCTTGAGCATCGCCTTGCCGCCGCCATCGGCGACGGCCTTCATCAGGTCTTGTGCCGTGAGCCGGCCGGGCACCACGTGATAGGTCAACACCTTGACCAAGGTCGGCTTGCTTTCAGGCTTGAGCAACTTATCGACCGTACCGGCGGGCAGCGCCGCAAAGGCTTCGTTGGTCGGTGCAAATACGGTGAATGGGCCTGCCCCGGACAGCGTATCGACCAAGCCACCTGCCTTCACGGCAGCAACAAGCGTGGTGTGATCCTTCGAATTGACCGCATTTTGAATAATGTTCTTGGACGGATACATCGGAGCGCCGCCCACCATGGTGGTCGCTTCGCTATCGCCCATTGCGGCCGCCGCTACGGACGCATAGCCGCCAGAAATGATTGCGAAAGAAACCAGAACACCAGACAACCCTGCCAGTTGAAACCGTTTCATCGTTGACCTCTATCGTGGCGCTTCGCAATGTGGAAGCAATCGATATACGAATCCAACCGGCTATCGGATGCACAAACAGAACATGCGACAACGCATTGGTGGTTCACAGAATTGAGTTGACTTTGCATCAGAAAGATCGTCGACATCCTCCGAACCGATGGTTGCCGACGCTCAGAGCGTCGTGCGGTCGCAGATCGGGGTTGTTGATCGCGGCTGTGCTCGCCGAACTGCAGGGGGACGCTACATGAACGCCGGCTACCGTGCTGATGGCGGATCGGCCGCACGCTGGCAGAACAGCGGGGGCTGTGTTGGTCGCTGCCGCCAGAGCCGGATCGACGTGTGGCCAAGGGGCACGCCCGGAACGCGTGGAGCGCATGAATGGCGTGCTGGCTCGATCCATTCTGCATCCGAAATCGCCTGGCAGACGTATATCAAACCAGCGCTGCGCAGCCCTTGAGATAAACCGCGCAGTGCCCGATCCATACCCTGCCAAAGGAGATTGACCCATGAAGCGAGCACTGCTACTGGTTTTGACCTTGACCACCGCGACCTTGAGTGCCTGCGGAGGGGGCGATGACACGCCCAAGGCGATGGCATCAACGGCGTCGACAGCACAATTTCCCCAAAATGCCGACATGTGGGCCGGGCTTGGTGGAGATGCCAGCGCACCGGCCGCCATTTCAAAGGTGGTCGACGATGCGGTGTCCGGACTGCTTGCGGACCCCAAAGAAGCACCGTACTTCGCAAACATCGGTAAGCCGGGACACGATACGGTCGGACGTCTCAAAGCCTGCCTGAACCTCCAGTTCAAAGCGCTGTTTGGCGGCCCCTTCAGCTATCCGGGGCAAGTCGCGGCGGACGGCACTACCGTGATGTGTGACGACATGGCCACTGCACACTCTGACGTTGGCATCCCTGGCTGTGTGTTCGATCAGTTCATTACCGATGCCGCCGCTGTCATGAAGACCGATGGCGTTCCGGATGGCTACATCTCTCGCGTAGCACCCGTGCTCACCGGCCTCAAGTCGACCATCGTGTCGACCATGCCTCAGTATCTGGGCCCTAACACCGCCCAGAACTGCAAGTGAGCCCGCGAAGCGGGTTGCGCCGCTACGCACTGCCCGGCATTGCAGCCTTGACGGTTGCGATCGGTCTGGTCGGTGCGATGCACTTGAAGGCGGCTCGTCCTGTGCTCGCGATGCTTGGCGTTCCGTGCCCCGTCGACAACACCACTGCGGAGCAAGTCAGCGCGCTGCGCGCCAGCGGACTAGCGCACCTTCGGGCTGTGAAGTTCGCGCCGGCTCGCCCGGTCCCCGGCGGGTTCGTACTGGATGCCACGACCCCCGAGGAGGCCCGCCAGTGGGCACACGAAAATCGCATAGCCTGTGAAGATGTCAAGCACGGCTACAGCTATCTTCGTTGTCGCGGCGTCGAAGCCAATAAGCTCGGTCTTGCCGGCCCGCCCGTCAGCGAGTTATGGCTCAGCTTCGGTCCGAATGGCCATCTCATCGGTGTAGACGTCTACCGGCGGGGTATGAGCGCCAACGACACAACCGCCGCCTGGGATGGCGCTAGACATGCGCTGCGAGATGTGCTCGGTATGCCAACGTCGACAATGGGTGATGCATCGCCAGCGGTACTGGGCGCATCGCCACTGCAGACCGCGCGTTTGCAGTGGCGATTTTCCGACTACGTGGCAGTCGTCACCGCGAGCAACCTGCCTTACGCCGGGCTGGCGGTCCGGGAGCAGTACATGTCGTCTCGCCTTTGATTTGAATTGACCCTGCGACATGTGGGGGCCGGCAAATTCGCCGGCCTCCACCTAAGTAACCGCGTGCGCATGAACGGCTGAGCAGCGCATCAGCCGGGCTCGTGCGACCTTTGTATTGTCCCCGCCGAATCCACGCCACCCGCCCCAACCCACATGCCGAGGCATGATGGAACGGAACACCGCCGTGATGCAGGAGGTGATGCAAATGATGATGGATGGTTAGGGCATGGGCATGGGCCGCGGAATGGGTCCGGGTATGGGCGGCATGAGGCAGAAGTAGATCCGGCGGGCCAGCTTGCTGCTGTGTCGCATGAGCGCGGCGCTCGCGATGAGCGTGAGTTCGGTTGCGGCGGTATCCAATGCGCTGCGTCTGCGCCGCGTAGGCCCCTAGCCTCCGTGCAATCAACGGGCGTTCAGGGGGCGCACGCTCATGCTGTCACTGAGCGTGGGCGGAGGATAGACGACCACGGTGTCGTGGTCCTGAAGCCCATCGAGCACCTGGGCTTCCTCCGCGTTGCGCTGTCCGATCTGAATGATTCGCTGTACAGCTTTTCCGTTCTTAACGATAAACGTGCACCAGTTACCGCCGCAGCGGAATAACGCGCCAATCGGCAGCTTCAGTACGTCGGGTTGTTCCCAGATGACGATGCGCCCTTGTACGCGGTACCCATCATTCAACCTGCCTGGCGGGTCGACAAGATCCGCCACGATATGGACGCGCTGTTCTTCAACCCCGAGCGCCGACACCTTGGTAAACGCCCCTGGACCTACTGTCCGGACCGTGGCGTTGACGGCCAACGGACCGCCCCACTCCACTACCGATACGCGCATGCCAGGACTGATCTTGACCGCATCGGTCGATAGCACGTCGACGACGAGTTCGTAGCGCGAGGGGTCGGCCAGAAGCATCAGGGCCGCGCCTGCAAGCACCACGCGCTCACTTTGTTGTTCGATGCGCAACAGAACGGTGTTGGTCGGGGCACGGACTTCAACGGGTTGCCCGGCTTCCAGCGCCTTCAAATTTGCCATGGCGACACGAACGTCGGCGGCGGCGGACGTTTCTCTTGCGCGTGCTGCTGTCAGATCGCTGGCACTTGATGCAGCCATGGTCCGCATCTGCTCCACTTCCTGCCTGGACATGGCACCGCTGCTCAAAAGCGTTTCGCCCCGGTCCAAGTTTCGGCGGGCTTGGTCGTAGTCTGCCCGCGCATGCGCGGCCCGCGCCTGGGCCTCACTGAAAATTGCCTCTGCCGCATCAACACGTGCGCGTTGGGTCGCTCGTTCTCCCGGAGTCATCGGCGCCGGCACCAGAACGGCGATCACCTGCCCTGCCTTAATCTGATCGCCTTCATGCAGTTCAACGCGAAGCAGTCGGCCTGTGATGGGCGCAGTGATGA
Above is a genomic segment from Ralstonia pickettii containing:
- a CDS encoding succinate dehydrogenase iron-sulfur subunit; amino-acid sequence: MKRIFEVYRYDPDKDAAPRMQTYEVELDGHERMLLDALVKLKKLDESIAFRRSCREGVCGSDAMNINGKNGLACLTNMRELPEKIVLRPLPGLPVVRDLIVDMTQFFNQYHSIKPYLINDEPPPEKERLQSPEEREELDGLYECILCASCSTSCPSFWWNPDKFVGPAGLLQAYRFIADSRDQATSERLDNLEDPYRLFRCHTIMNCVDVCPKGLNPTKAIGKIKELMVRRAV
- a CDS encoding globin family protein, with translation MKRALLLVLTLTTATLSACGGGDDTPKAMASTASTAQFPQNADMWAGLGGDASAPAAISKVVDDAVSGLLADPKEAPYFANIGKPGHDTVGRLKACLNLQFKALFGGPFSYPGQVAADGTTVMCDDMATAHSDVGIPGCVFDQFITDAAAVMKTDGVPDGYISRVAPVLTGLKSTIVSTMPQYLGPNTAQNCK
- the sdhA gene encoding succinate dehydrogenase flavoprotein subunit, which encodes MVAVKTGLPRRKFDVVIVGAGGSGMRASLQLAEAGLSVAVLSKVFPTRSHTVAAQGGIGASLGNMSEDNWHYHFYDTVKGSDWLGDQDAIEFMCRQAPNVVYELEHFGMPFDRNADGTIYQRPFGGHTSNYGEKPVQRACAAADRTGHALLHTLYQRNVRAKTHFFVEWMALDLIRDQDGDVLGVTALEMETGEVYILEAKTTLFATGGAGRIYAASTNAFINTGDGLGMAARAGVPLEDMEFWQFHPTGVAGAGVLITEGVRGEGGILRNKDGERFMERYAPTLKDLAPRDFVSRSMDQEIKEGRGCGPNGDYVLLDLTHVGAETIMKRLPSIREIGLKFANVDAIKEPIPVVPTIHYQMGGIPTNYHGQVVVPKNGNPNEVINGFYAIGECSCVSVHGANRLGTNSLLDLVVFGRSAGNHIIAQNLKNREHKPLPADAADRALSRLAKLDSSSSGEYAQDVANDIRRNMQSHAGVFRTQKLMDEGVERILEVAERAGNIHLKDKSKVFNTARVEALEVANLVEVAKATMVSAAARKESRGAHAHSDFPNRDDENWMKHSLWYSEGNRLDYKPVQLKPLSVESVPPKARTF
- a CDS encoding fasciclin domain-containing protein, whose translation is MKRFQLAGLSGVLVSFAIISGGYASVAAAAMGDSEATTMVGGAPMYPSKNIIQNAVNSKDHTTLVAAVKAGGLVDTLSGAGPFTVFAPTNEAFAALPAGTVDKLLKPESKPTLVKVLTYHVVPGRLTAQDLMKAVADGGGKAMLKTVEGDPLTVMQKGDHLTVTDDKGGVAMVTIGNVYQSNGVIHVVDKVLMP
- a CDS encoding efflux RND transporter periplasmic adaptor subunit codes for the protein MKRGGLRKTLALASAALALALALTYALWPVPAAVDRGRVTRGPLQVTIDEDGEIRAHDRYVITAPITGRLLRVELHEGDQIKAGQVIAVLVPAPMTPGERATQRARVDAAEAIFSEAQARAAHARADYDQARRNLDRGETLLSSGAMSRQEVEQMRTMAASSASDLTAARARETSAAADVRVAMANLKALEAGQPVEVRAPTNTVLLRIEQQSERVVLAGAALMLLADPSRYELVVDVLSTDAVKISPGMRVSVVEWGGPLAVNATVRTVGPGAFTKVSALGVEEQRVHIVADLVDPPGRLNDGYRVQGRIVIWEQPDVLKLPIGALFRCGGNWCTFIVKNGKAVQRIIQIGQRNAEEAQVLDGLQDHDTVVVYPPPTLSDSMSVRPLNAR
- a CDS encoding sigma-70 family RNA polymerase sigma factor, whose product is MSSQLRYAQDVRCGNNAGGIPLPHPVMGNRGTRNHMHVVGASLPEAEGTISARQEAVRERLVELLKQTGEGSKSAFEELYTLTSPKLYSLAYGILRSSGEAEDVLQDIYVAIWQRADQFDPHRGTAMTWLISLARNKSIDRLRQSRETTGDETDWGQIVDERATPSEVADMSQEHRRLESCIRKLEGRQRGVIVEAFYTGVTYAELAARLSVPVGTMKSWVRRSLLQLKMCLEQQS
- a CDS encoding anti-sigma factor — protein: MTPDRDLECAEYVLGLLDTEERSAVERALHEDAALQAAVDAWEFRLSPLGEAVTPRQPPVRVWRRIEADLGLVERTGAPTTLPAGAQMQRFWNSIRFWRTLALATTFAMVAVVAVNLFLAAPPEAPSGLKSAYAAAAIADDDGVPHWTATVDKAKREIIVVPAVAFQVSDSASTELWLIPENSKPISLGVFPSNRSTSIVLSKENAAKLNARSALAVSVEPKGGSPTGQATGPVVGKGAMHET